The DNA segment AAGATACCCGGCTGAAGACTCTGAAGATCTGGAAATGATCTTGGGCTACCAGAGggtcaaaaaaagtattttcgtgCTTCCCAGTAGTGCCAACAGTGAGTGCTTGTTCTCTATGGCCAAATTGTCCTGAGGAGGACTAGACAGATGCTGAGAGACTACACCTTTGAGAAGTAGCTCCTGTTAATATCAGATAAAGACCTATTATTAccatagtaaaatattataaataaatatatttgaagaaggtgtataaatcgtttatttaagttaaaaagatatatatatatgtatctataagtTTAGTTATAGGCTTAAAGAAGTTGTATATTTGAagagattttagaaaaatgtcaataattttattttttgattaagaattttgaaattttttttagaaaactttgACAAACGACCTTTGTGAACACGTTCACTCAATGTGGCTACCCTCAGCAGCAATTGCATCCTCCATACGGCGGCAGAATGCATTGCAGGAGTTGATTATGAACTtttcggacaagttgttccactccttcacaatggcagccttcggggagtccacgttcgggtgagatgtctGGTGAGTCTCCTTCTCCAAAGTGCGCCACACAACATAGTCCAACGGGTGCAAATCTGGCGAAGATggtggccacatgtccttggccgaaatccacacatagttgtcctctagattggtggccttgagccatggcattacgtacctcagcaccttgtagtaggtcTCCTgtccgattttctccccagcattaaaaaggaaaggaggcatcttcttgccgtcgggAGCCCCTACCCCCAGGACCATTTTTTGGGTcggatgttttgtacagaacacCACATGACCTTCTCTGGCGATCCCCCAAGCCAACAGTCGTTCCGAAGTTTGTAGACCTGGtacacggtgaaaatcttctcgcacgaactttcttgcacctcagCATTCTCCTTTCCTTCAGTGTGGCATTCAACAAGTTGTGTGGGGTCCTTGTATAAGAGAAAAACCCCAAATCCTCCTTAGCAgacctcctgattgtcccctcgtcaatgtcaaactcgttagagaggcgattcatggatttcgGGGaccctccttgatcttcttcttcaggtcccccagaaactcagaaccCCTTTTCAATCTGTGTCATCATCTTCCTTTTTTCCTTGaaaggtattttccatcctttttcatcttagccaccttgaaaatgaggttcctggagcacttcacaatgtccatcatctctgccacctcaattttagCATCCAGAAAGGTATGACATCCTCtgtctttttgcttcttgctcactcatgatgaaagatttgataaatgtttattattgtttacttatgtaaaaaggacaggagattcggaGTATGCAGGGgaaaatcacacaacctctctattttattttattccgaACCCTGTACATAATATGATTAGGCCATTTTTGAGTGTGTCTTAGGACTGCACAGATACTTGATCTGAGAAACAACAATGTAATCCAGCATGTGCGtcatattaagaaagaaaagtacaccatataaaataatgaacatgaatttaaaaaaggtttagCAACAACGTGTGTAGCTTAACCTCGGCCAtggagcgctctagagactaaaatactctcttttttatcatttattacgtcacaataaaatgaaaagggtagtacatatatttagggtTGAAAATACTTGACATTATTTGGCGTGCGAGTTTTTTTTGTTCCTGGCAACTTGAACAGCTTTTTTATTCTGAGGCTGTTATTtccattcttgaagagaaaacaccTAAGCATCGAGtgactacgtgtgagtgtgctcatgaaaaatcgGAAGAAATACTGAGGATTGGTTGGGAAGTTATCCTTTATATTAATACTAGTGGAGTACCTCGAGCTGAATTTTTCGGTAAGAGTATTttcaagttaataaaaaaataaaaataaactcgaGGAATTACTCACTTGAATACTCGTTCCTCAGTATAACACTTTCGTCTTGCTAAAAATCTcatcattctaaaaaatttgaaatttaatttagaaatagtTTTCGTAATTAATGTTCCAagattaactaaaaaattagtACAACTTATTTGAATCGTGGTCATAAGTATAATTCAACAGTTATAATATAGTctacatatcaatattttactatagtctagttataacttataaccaaCATGTTTTTAGTGGTACTGATGCTTATTGATATGAAtacatatgataatatatagaaaaataatttatttttacatattcatccTTCAACCTTGATGTACTAAgttatctataattaaaatagtgCTTATCCGAATAAAAGATGTGTCTGTAAAGAGCCTATCAATCCCTAAACGTATCTAGGGAAGAATCGGAATCAGCAGaagttcttttaattaaatttgaaaaagaaaccaGGCTtgtgaatgaaataaaattccttTAACCTAGTCTGCAAACCGTAAGATTGTCCTGGAATCTTCCTGTTCTTTACGACAAAAAATAAGAAGTCATTAGACTTCAGAgcctatatatatttgtattctactATTGCTTTTGACACTAGTAATCCTATTATTATACCTAAGGGAACTTTGGCCGAGAGACTCGTACCTAATACACATCAACGTCTCTTTTATTGTTCACAGAAACAAACGTTCAATACGCATAAAGCTCGGTATTGGTTCATAGGTAATTATGTATTTGTCAAATCTTAAGTTAGGAAGTTATGCAATGTTTCTAGGTGTCGATATGTAAAGTTTGAGTTCCCTAGAATGGCATCTTTATCGACTATGAGAATGGATAATTGAAGTCCAGTGCAAAATGTAGGAATGAACTATCTGGGTCCATACATTGTAAACATCAGTGTGATGAAGCATATGTGAATCGTTGTCCTTCATCCACCAACGTTCAAAGTTATACACGGCTTTATTTACATGCCTTTCATACGAGAGCTATCCAGTCGAAGTAATTGAATCTTGTTGCACACGAGAGCTTCTACAAACTCTCAGAAAATTCGTTGTCCGATATGGCAAACTGGCAATTATCTACTCGGATAGTGCTCGCCATTTTGTAGCTGCAAATAAGCAACTACAAACACTTAAAAAACTGGATTTTAAGAAAGTTCAAGAGGATAATTATTCAGGAGAATATATTGATTGGAAATTCCCCCACTTGGAACGACTCTAGATGAGGAACAAAGTATATCTCCGAACATGCTACAGAATGCCAGAAATCTCAACACCATTAACACACCTTCAGATAAGGTGATGGAAAGAGTCCCGTGTTCTGACATGTGGATCACTCGAAAACGGATTTAAATTCGTTTTGGTGCGTACGGCAAAAGGAATACTTTCATGAAGTAAGTATCCCTTCAATGTGGATTGAACAATCtactctccaaaaaaaatctccaacAAGGGGGTGTTGTTTTGCTTAAACCAGACACCCtagagaaaaattaatgaagaattgGAAAAGTCGTAGAAATCCACAGCAGTAACCAATGTATTGCTTCGACCGtcttgataaaaatacatatgttagaCAAGTAGCCTTGCTTGAGTCTTTGCAATTTCCCGTCGAGATGGACGATAAGATTCAAGACTCGGGGAATTTGAATTCAGATAATAGATGTATCAGAAGGGGATGGTGGATGTTGAAGGTCACCCAAACGAAGGAATGGATCACTCATGAGGGAGGGACCGAACGATCTTCCGTCAGAGGAAACCCCGTACAGGGCTATTATAAAGGAGAAACCAATGACACTGACCCAGGCAAGAAGACAATAACTGCAATCTGTTCTCATACCACATCAGTGCTTAGACGATGCTGAGGAGTACTCTACTGACTGCACTGAGGATTTTTCAAAGAAAGACTCTTCTCATAGTGAAGCCTTGAAGTGCCGCAGGAAGGAGAAGACGCCACCCAAGTTTGATAAAATCCTTAGTAAAGGAAAAatgcaaagatattttttttttttttttcaatactgtGAGTATTTTTCCCTTGtatacataaaatcaaaaatctaaaaaattccCATGACTTAGCTTCGGAAGAAAGTTGGGCCGCATTATTCCTCAGAGATTTTACCTGTTTTTCCCCCTCAAGGAGGTTTTTATGGCATAACTTTTCATTCTGACATATAGTTCTCATCCGTGAACAGCCGACAGAAACGCACGGGTAAAGTTAAATAATGTTGGAAACCCCTGCAGTAGTCGGACCTACCGAGGGCCAGAAGCCGTATTACCTTCTGACCAGAGATTATATATGGGATTTACGACCCCATGGAATACAAACTCCTTGATCTAGAGTACAGCTGAATGAATTTCAACTCCGGTCGAGACTCCGGATACTGGAAGCTACATGACAAGAAGGCGTACCCCATTTACATATCCTCCGTTTTTCCGACCTATCAGTTTTATTTGGAGTGTGAAGTTTTTCCCCTTAGCCAGGAGACGCCTTAGCATAATCTGACTTTGATCTGATTCAACAAAGATGGCAAGGTTCGGATGATTAACCATCGTTTTGAGATTTATTTCGATTGTTTTTCCGATGATGGTGGGGGGGGAGTATATTTCTTTCGAGCatgtaatattatgtagttttgtAGTTTCATTGGATCGATATTCGAGTTGTATTCCAGACTTATACAGCTGGGTGCCGAGTAAAAACTTTGTGGGAAAGTTAGAAATTACCAACACGATTTTATCAAAGTTATCGAGTGGACAACGTCATTGgaccaattaaagaaattatacataatCCCACCTCTGGTTAATGATGCACACGTTAACTCAATAACCTCTAGGGATCCGCATATTccctaaaataaatttgtctttcattatgatacCTTTATATCTTTTAAGATCGCTAAACGTCTCAATGGGGGGAGTGTCGCGGCAAATCTATCATTTTAgcataatattgcaatttgcaTTATACAAACCACGTTAGtataaacaataattacaatttttaacttGTCCAATAATTGTTGCAAGTTTGAACTTGTGCAATTTTCTCCTTTTGTCTATAAGCGCCAAAAGAGAGAAAGATTCTAACTTGGTACGCTATTAATGCACGCCACTAAAGGAGTTCTCAAcagtgaataaatatatataatccatctTTCTGAGTAAGTGCTATTTTGTTTGCTATTGTCAGGAAGAATTTAAATTTGCttatttgtattcaatgaaatagTATCATTTCCATTACAAACattgtcatatttatttattgagttaataatatttatcatattcattGTTGAGAGTTGATATTCATACACAAGGTTACCTAAGTAGATTTCCGAATTATACAGTCCACTAGTCTTTAGATATTTAAAGGAGTGTCTGAtcttttattagaataaatgcCTGTATGGATTATGATTGTCAGAGTGAGAGTAGTATTGATTAATGTATCTATTAAGAATATACATGTGTTCCTATTAAATCCAATCCTTGCGTCATTCTTCCACGTCTTCTCTTCATTTCTTTTGGTCGTCCTGGACTCCTCTACTAAATAAATTGTGTCTCTCAACCTCGTCATAGACATATCAGGCTGTGGATGTGCAAATAGTTTTATGAGCGAATCAAAGTCCTAATGTGACAGACGTGCATTGAACAAAGTAAGTCTATTCTGGATTCAATTTTAGACTCAGCCAGTCTAAGATCATCCTTCACCTTCAAGCAcgatatgtatttattttttaagttaatacaGAAAATGTATCATCTCATAAATAGGTTGAACCAAGGggtataagtaaatttaaagcTGCTTAGCCAACAGGGGTTACTCATTTATCAcagaaatttaaaacaatttgtcatgtgttttagaatcaaaatccatttttagTGTTAGGTCATATGAAAGTTTGATATACACATCTTCCTGTCAGACGACAGATGATTAGCTGTGGCGGTAAAAGGATCGTATAAAGTTATGTTTATGTGGAGCGCTATCTTCTTggaaatacttttgaaaatgatccagaaaagacttataaaaaatatgaacgttcattattatttaagttttgatgccactcaaagtaatttcaatttaaattaaattcttatttttttgaaatcatctCGTGAACCCTCCGTTGTATCCCGCAACCCTCATAGGGGTCGCGACCCCCACCTTGGGAAACACTGTTGTAAGTAATGAAACAATTAATTCAGAGGTCATTTATCTTATTCTCATAATATTCAGATATAAGTAACTATAATACTTTGGAAACTTAATAAcgtaataaaaaagtaagtgtatgtataatattttcgatatcaataaaaattaattaattatgccTGCTCAAGAAATTGACTTATGCACTTGAGAAAATGATAAACTACGATGAATATTGCATAATATGTATACAGAATAattgtcaataaattaaaacGAAAAACGTAATACACCTACACATAGAAATTACTACTTCACTTAATAATGAAAGTCCTCGTATACAAATGAATAACATAacgaaatatttcaaaatttgtcagGCGGAATGCTAAGCTCACACCTATGCGCTCACacaatcaaataactttttatttttccccatAAATTAAGTGTTGATTTCTCAAGAGTATGAATATGTCACTATGGAAAAGGATAGAGCATAAGTGAagagacatattttttcaatcccAGCCGCCACAAGTATCCATTCACCCATAATATCATTCcccgaaaaaatataatcattttcgTCTTCTTCCATTGAGTTTATTCGAGTTAATCCATCATTAGAACTTATTGTTCGTCTCTGAGAAAGATCTGGAGGCTGTTCGCTTTCAGCCATGTCTATTAGCTCATTGTTAACCTGAAGTCGTGTATGTGTTGAAGAAATCTAAAAGAGATGATCCAATTAGATGGAATacctaattaagtataattaggTAATATTTACTTGATGGCGGTAATGGTCTAGGCATAAACACTTTCCGAGAGGCCCAGCgaatattattcttaaaaattttggTGGATACACGTGTTTGCGAACTTGAGTCATATTAAGGACAATGACGTTAATAACAATTGCTGCTCCAATGAGAACCACAGTATTGCTATAGAATTTCACTATCAATGATTGAATgataaattagatataatttaagaattacTACATAACTAAGTACGAACCTAGGATGGGCACTGTTGAGGATTGAAATGGTAAAATCGTAGCAAAgtatactaaatataatacacACACAATGAATGCAATTCCATTTAAGAATAGTTTTTCGTGTGAATTGGAAGGTAGTCCAAATGAGCAAGTAGACATCAACATGGTGACTGtggattatattaaataagaggAAATACAATAGTTAAGACCAATAGTTATAAGGAATCGAGGTAAACCATTACCTAGACATGGTAATATTATAACGTATTTGTAGGATTGCGATATGCGTTTCATGTTGAAGGAAAAAGTTATATCCGCATAAATATCTGGATGTTCGACATAACTGACGGAATTTTTGACTACTGTTGTATTCAAAACAACCCATTCTCTGTCCTTtgtataaaaatctattttttcaacctgaaaaaaatgatggatttgtgaataaaaaagaacacaCACTCAGCAAGATCATGAGTAAAGTTACTAACAACTGTAGCATTCTTAAAAAGTGCTAAATCAATTTGATTAGCATGTGAGGTCCAAGAACCAAATTTGAGACTACAAGTTTGAGTGTCCAGTGGCcacatttttaaatccaatcGACAAAATGCCTTGAGATGGACGGGGGGAACCCAAAGAACATCTCCCGTATGATGAACCAAAAAACTCGTTTTATGATAAGGATTCAAGGATTCCGGATTCgcactaaatttgaaatatcatttagtTTAAATCTATGAGTTAAAAGCTTTTAATGATATACTTATTATAAGGCAAAATATCTGGTTGCCATATTTCATCTTCGGAAAAGTGAATCTTTGTCAGATTCTCATAATCACTTGGATCCCATGAAAGATATTCGTCAATCCATGTAAATCTCATCCATGCATCAACATCCATTGTAGACTTAAGCTCGTTAATATCAAGATGAATTAGGGACATACCCACACTCACAACCACAGTATCCGAATGATTTGAGACCGGGTGAACttctttatcatatttttctaataaaacattTCTCAGTCTATGTCTAGCAGAAAAAACTCtagtatttaactttttattaggaCTTTTTGGAGAACCCGTCGTGGTTGAGGGAGTGACAACTTGAGTTGTCTCTGATGGTTCTTTATCATGAGTgacactttttatttcatttacactTAAACCTAAAATtgaaccaaaatatttaataaatagagtTAGTTTTGTGAAAAATGAATAAGCGAACGTGCAAAAGAAAAACGCTaaagttttcattaatttatgaatgttatagtattgtttttaatattaattaatctcaAAATTTatgatcattattatatttctataaattgattaactttactcatttctttaatttaattcaacatgagtaaaattgtaataaaattcgtcGGGATCAAATTTCAACTagaataaagtaacaaaaatattatgttcattTATATTAACCATGAATGACTACTAAAGGAATATTATATAGGTTGCAGACTTTATAACAATGTTCAAGCTCTAAGTAACTTACTACATACGGCATGGAAAGCCGTTCCAAATGTAAATAGAAGTAAACTCCATGTAACCACGATCCTCATTTTGTCATGGTATTCCTAGTCGTTACTCAAAATACACAAATCACTTAATCGAACTTCATAAAACATCAACAGGAGCAGCTTGCAAAGTTTATATGTTTTTCCGAAATGtagtagatatattaataattcgTCTTGTATACCTGGAGTAGGTATAATTTTTACTCATGTACGCACGTTGACCACTCACACACGCCGCTATTGTGATAAAATCACATTTCAACAACTAGGGGACCAAGGAATGATAAATCCTTATATATTTCACccagaaaaagaaaagaggttTTACGTGTGAAAAATTatcgtatatttataaaacctaCTCCCCTAACTGTTGCACCCCTATACACTAAGGAGTTACAATCGATTGCAATTAGCAGGTATGAACTAAGGAAAAAATAGCCTTAGTCAGTTTGAACCCAGAGTTCACAACTCATAATTGATCCATTATGCAGTCCTTAGTTTCGACGACATAAATTAGAGGACAGTGCAATGTACAGAaaacacatttatatttaacaatggTATGTTATTCAAGACATGAATGAAGTATCTTTAAAACCAAAAACTACGATGCTTTGTATTTAAGTAATACCTCAAGCAACTTTGAATATTATTCTCAGATAAACACTGATCCATGCATTTCATTTCCTAATTCTTAGTACACAAGCTTTCTTATCGTGATTgcaattaatagttaattaaacgATGAGTTGCATAGGAATGAAAGATAACACAGagagaaaagtttaaaaaaatacttttattcgtATGAAAATACTCTGAAACCTTTCACCAACAAATAATCTGCGTGTTTTTGgtggattttataaataatgagatGTTTTTATACTAACaggattttctttaaaatataaaatgcgTTTGAATATAACGATTACTTAGGGATTTTGGTTTGTTTACATGTTTTTCTAAATAGAAAAGAACTTAACAAGAAAATGCGttgtaattaacaaaaaataatatccattttaaaGTTCGTCGTGCTTAGGACCAGAAAATTCCTCAAAGGAAATGAGACCATCTTTATCCTTGTCCTCATGTGCAAAAACTTCTTCAACAAGTTTACCCTGATCACTCATCAACTTCTTGGCCTCATCAGTTGGTTCATCCTCTTCTGTTTTCATTTGATCGATCTATACAAAcgaaaggaaaattaattatcagaaaaaaCTTGCcaggataataattatatactattaaCATACTTGAACTTTCAGATAGGCAGAGAGCTCATCTCTTGACAAGTGCTTATCGTTGTCAGTGTCGATTTGTTTGAAGACATTGGTTGGTGGGGGTCCAGA comes from the Lepeophtheirus salmonis chromosome 4, UVic_Lsal_1.4, whole genome shotgun sequence genome and includes:
- the LOC121116643 gene encoding neuronal acetylcholine receptor subunit alpha-4, which translates into the protein MRIVVTWSLLLFTFGTAFHAVCSLSVNEIKSVTHDKEPSETTQVVTPSTTTGSPKSPNKKLNTRVFSARHRLRNVLLEKYDKEVHPVSNHSDTVVVSVGMSLIHLDINELKSTMDVDAWMRFTWIDEYLSWDPSDYENLTKIHFSEDEIWQPDILPYNNANPESLNPYHKTSFLVHHTGDVLWVPPVHLKAFCRLDLKMWPLDTQTCSLKFGSWTSHANQIDLALFKNATVVEKIDFYTKDREWVVLNTTVVKNSVSYVEHPDIYADITFSFNMKRISQSYKYVIILPCLVTMLMSTCSFGLPSNSHEKLFLNGIAFIVCVLYLVYFATILPFQSSTVPILVKFYSNTVVLIGAAIVINVIVLNMTQVRKHVYPPKFLRIIFAGPLGKCLCLDHYRHQISSTHTRLQVNNELIDMAESEQPPDLSQRRTISSNDGLTRINSMEEDENDYIFSGNDIMGEWILVAAGIEKICLFTYALSFSIVTYSYS